A genomic segment from Pseudobacteriovorax antillogorgiicola encodes:
- a CDS encoding arginine repressor: MSERDRLSVLADLIRKERISNQMELKEHLLAHGYETTQSSISRDLKKLGVVKVDGAYKTPSIAPGESSKVDRLDAVTAGDNMIVLRTGPGNANRAAVIIDRANLSGLLGTIAGDDTIFCAVANRQEQAKVLKKIFTLFE; the protein is encoded by the coding sequence ATGTCAGAACGTGATCGGTTAAGTGTATTGGCAGACCTAATCCGAAAGGAGCGGATCAGCAATCAGATGGAGCTGAAGGAGCACTTGCTGGCCCATGGCTACGAGACCACGCAGTCGAGTATTTCAAGGGATTTGAAGAAGCTCGGTGTTGTGAAAGTCGATGGTGCTTATAAGACTCCAAGTATCGCACCTGGAGAGTCGAGCAAGGTCGATCGCTTGGATGCTGTGACAGCTGGCGATAACATGATCGTTCTCAGAACGGGACCAGGTAATGCAAATCGCGCTGCTGTAATTATTGATCGGGCAAACCTGTCAGGACTTCTAGGGACGATCGCTGGAGATGATACTATATTCTGCGCTGTCGCTAACCGCCAAGAGCAAGCGAAGGTGCTGAAGAAAATATTTACCCTTTTTGAATGA